A region from the Salicibibacter cibarius genome encodes:
- a CDS encoding nucleotidyltransferase substrate binding protein produces the protein MDNEKEIRWKQRFYNFEKSYALLEEYKDHPFETELERAGLIQLFEVTFELAWKVLKDYIESEGYIVKSPRQTLKQAYQMNLIEDGHTWIDALSDRNLTVHTYDEAVANKLVKNIRERYFPLMEKMYVKLSKER, from the coding sequence ATGGACAACGAAAAGGAGATACGATGGAAACAACGCTTTTATAATTTCGAAAAATCATACGCTCTTTTGGAAGAATATAAGGACCATCCGTTCGAAACAGAGTTGGAGCGGGCAGGATTGATTCAATTATTTGAAGTGACCTTTGAGCTGGCTTGGAAAGTATTAAAGGATTATATTGAATCAGAGGGATATATAGTAAAAAGCCCTCGACAAACGTTAAAGCAAGCGTACCAAATGAACCTTATTGAGGACGGGCATACATGGATAGACGCTTTGTCAGATCGAAACCTGACTGTACACACGTATGATGAAGCTGTAGCGAACAAATTAGTAAAAAACATTAGAGAACGCTATTTCCCGCTTATGGAAAAAATGTACGTAAAACTCTCAAAGGAACGATAA
- a CDS encoding nucleotidyltransferase domain-containing protein yields MTGLIDRDLFYIQKALEKYPEIEKGIIYGSRALGNYKRGSDVDLAIVGEPVSHRTMVGLNDDLNEVYPLPYMFDLVHYDELSNEDLKNHIDQYGKELYSKGVSHETKR; encoded by the coding sequence ATGACTGGGTTAATTGATCGGGATTTGTTTTATATACAAAAAGCGCTTGAAAAATATCCAGAGATTGAAAAGGGAATCATTTATGGCAGTCGTGCTTTGGGCAACTACAAAAGAGGGTCCGACGTAGATCTTGCTATTGTAGGGGAGCCGGTTTCGCACAGAACTATGGTGGGATTAAACGATGATTTGAATGAGGTGTATCCACTTCCTTATATGTTCGATCTGGTTCACTACGATGAACTTTCAAACGAAGACCTTAAAAATCATATCGATCAATATGGCAAGGAACTGTATAGCAAGGGTGTTTCACATGAAACAAAACGATGA
- the tadA gene encoding tRNA adenosine(34) deaminase TadA, producing the protein MKQNDEFYMKMALDEAAKAEEEGEVPIGAVIVHEDRVIARAYNRREQEQHIFTHAECIAMRNASEAIGSWRLEECTLYVTLEPCPMCAGAALQARVPRVVFGATDPKAGCAGTLMNLLDDGRFNHVSDVIGGVLEDECSERLSSFFQKLRAGKKK; encoded by the coding sequence ATGAAACAAAACGATGAATTTTATATGAAAATGGCACTTGATGAAGCTGCCAAAGCCGAGGAAGAAGGTGAAGTGCCGATTGGGGCGGTGATTGTGCATGAGGATCGCGTGATTGCTCGTGCATATAACCGCCGCGAGCAGGAACAACATATATTCACCCACGCGGAATGCATTGCGATGCGTAATGCGAGTGAAGCGATCGGTTCCTGGCGTTTGGAAGAATGCACGCTCTATGTCACGTTGGAACCGTGCCCGATGTGTGCGGGCGCGGCTTTGCAGGCGCGTGTTCCCCGTGTTGTTTTTGGTGCTACCGATCCTAAAGCCGGCTGCGCGGGCACGCTGATGAACTTGCTCGATGACGGGCGTTTCAATCATGTGAGCGACGTTATCGGCGGGGTGCTGGAAGATGAATGTAGCGAGCGGTTGTCGTCTTTTTTTCAAAAATTACGTGCCGGGAAAAAGAAATAA
- a CDS encoding IS91 family transposase, translating to MEPNILRRIFFDHHHHWEQFVEKHGDRIRPVVHKEVEKFRDCGNPENGFKLFVCEGCHETRKVPYRCKGRFCTTCSIGESEEWSRLLMEDVFQVNHRHVILTIDEGLREVFLLHRELLKMLMDEGARLLKEYFEKKKKVTPGIIAGLHTFGSQVNFNPHIHMLVTMGGMTKKGEWKAYDFIPFQMLRKQWQTVVLKLIRKHLSGKDKKRVQARLQQAFSKNGEGFYIYAPKQRGEVQDQLRYIGRYMRRPAIGINRIEAYDGQMVTFKYHDKVDGKEKYETISVEVFIMRLIRHIPDEQFKTIRHYGLYSRRTKNVSKKLLAAWQKTKKTWITQVKRTPRRQTWRERVIASGHKGPLRCPKCDNYFEYKGEVCLENGRLVVKVALGETARSYLEREIGHVPRIETPKKETKKEEETTDESASQDRQLCLFTVS from the coding sequence ATGGAACCTAATATTCTTCGACGTATATTCTTTGACCACCATCATCATTGGGAACAATTTGTCGAAAAACACGGGGATCGCATCCGCCCTGTTGTCCATAAAGAAGTGGAAAAATTCCGCGATTGTGGGAATCCCGAGAACGGATTCAAACTCTTTGTATGCGAAGGCTGCCACGAGACTCGAAAAGTCCCCTATCGCTGTAAAGGGCGATTTTGTACGACCTGTTCGATTGGAGAAAGCGAGGAATGGAGTCGTCTGCTCATGGAAGACGTGTTCCAGGTCAACCATCGGCATGTGATTCTGACGATCGATGAGGGATTAAGAGAAGTGTTTCTGCTCCACCGGGAATTATTAAAAATGTTGATGGATGAAGGTGCACGGCTGCTCAAAGAATATTTCGAGAAGAAGAAAAAAGTGACCCCGGGAATCATTGCGGGGTTACATACCTTTGGCTCCCAAGTCAATTTCAATCCCCACATTCACATGTTGGTGACGATGGGCGGGATGACAAAGAAGGGAGAATGGAAGGCGTATGATTTTATCCCCTTCCAGATGCTTCGCAAACAATGGCAAACCGTTGTCTTGAAGCTGATTCGCAAGCATTTATCCGGGAAGGACAAGAAACGCGTGCAAGCGCGTCTCCAACAAGCGTTTTCCAAAAACGGAGAGGGCTTTTATATCTATGCCCCTAAACAACGGGGGGAGGTGCAAGACCAACTCCGATATATTGGCCGTTATATGCGTCGACCGGCGATTGGCATCAATCGGATCGAGGCCTATGACGGGCAAATGGTGACGTTTAAGTACCATGATAAAGTCGATGGGAAAGAGAAGTATGAAACGATAAGTGTTGAGGTCTTTATCATGCGTCTGATCCGTCATATCCCGGATGAACAGTTTAAAACGATCCGTCATTATGGGCTGTACTCGAGAAGAACGAAGAACGTGAGTAAAAAGTTACTGGCAGCGTGGCAAAAAACGAAGAAGACGTGGATCACCCAGGTGAAGCGAACCCCGCGCCGCCAAACTTGGAGAGAAAGGGTCATAGCCAGCGGACATAAGGGTCCTCTGCGGTGTCCCAAATGTGATAACTACTTTGAGTATAAGGGAGAAGTCTGTCTTGAGAACGGGCGATTAGTGGTTAAAGTCGCCTTGGGTGAAACGGCCAGAAGCTATTTGGAAAGGGAGATCGGTCATGTCCCCCGTATCGAAACACCGAAAAAAGAAACAAAAAAAGAAGAAGAAACCACCGACGAATCAGCATCCCAAGACCGTCAACTTTGTTTGTTTACAGTGTCATGA